A part of Blastopirellula marina genomic DNA contains:
- a CDS encoding ABC transporter ATP-binding protein, which translates to MVDQNADLPMIEADRLSKFYGIFAASRDVSFKIHRGEVVAFLGPNGAGKSTTMKLLTGYLSPSEGVARIAGYNMATQRLQGSSLLGYLPENGPLYPDATPHSLLWFIGEARGMSPERRNERIAAVVDLCNLHTVLHKPIAKLSKGYKQRVGMAQAILHEPEVLILDEPTSGLDPNQIRGVRDMIRRLGQEKTILLSTHIFQEVDALATRAIVINEGRLIYDGSIDAMKEPGESLDDAFYRMTKGVNALTKPESEEPAPAN; encoded by the coding sequence ATGGTTGATCAAAACGCCGATCTCCCCATGATCGAAGCGGACCGCCTTTCCAAGTTCTACGGAATCTTCGCTGCCTCGCGCGATGTGAGCTTTAAGATACATCGTGGTGAAGTGGTTGCTTTTCTCGGTCCCAACGGTGCCGGGAAAAGCACGACCATGAAACTGCTGACTGGCTACCTCTCGCCTAGCGAGGGGGTGGCTCGGATCGCCGGCTACAACATGGCGACACAGCGTTTGCAAGGTTCGTCGCTTTTAGGTTACTTGCCTGAAAACGGTCCTCTTTATCCCGACGCAACCCCGCATAGCTTGCTGTGGTTTATTGGCGAAGCTCGAGGCATGTCGCCGGAACGTCGCAACGAACGCATCGCGGCGGTTGTCGATTTGTGTAACCTACACACGGTGCTGCACAAGCCAATCGCGAAGCTCTCCAAGGGTTATAAGCAGCGTGTTGGCATGGCTCAGGCTATTTTGCACGAACCGGAAGTGCTGATTCTGGACGAACCGACCTCAGGCCTCGATCCGAACCAAATTCGTGGTGTGCGTGATATGATTCGTCGCCTTGGCCAAGAGAAAACAATCCTGCTTTCGACCCACATCTTCCAAGAGGTCGATGCCCTTGCGACCCGCGCTATTGTGATTAACGAAGGTCGCTTAATCTACGACGGAAGTATCGACGCGATGAAAGAGCCTGGCGAGTCGCTAGACGACGCCTTCTATCGCATGACCAAAGGGGTGAACGCTTTGACGAAGCCCGAAAGTGAAGAACCCGCCCCGGCCAATTAG
- the nadB gene encoding L-aspartate oxidase, with product MAPHVPRYLVPFHPKSVSHYFTDVLIIGGGIAGLRAALEVDPNLSALILSKEQIQESNSNYAQGGIAGVLDEEDRFEDHVADTITAGGSLCDKEVVDLVVKEGPECIRELIQWGTEFDRVDGRLALTREGGHGRDRIVHALGDATGKEVIRSVVEMVRSRPNTQIWQNEFTQDLITHDGVCRGALASDEKHGRTLIWAKQTILASGGVGQIYRESTNPGVATGDGIAMALRAGAETRDMEFMQFHPTVLYIAGSSRSLITEAVRGEGGYLVDRNGRRFMTDYDPRGELAPRDIVSQAIVSQMELTRHPNVYLTMEHLDPEFVKRRFPGIDASCRKFGIDITTDRIPVRPGAHYMIGGITVDTDGRTSIPNLWAAGEVTSSGLHGANRLASNSLLEGLVYGKRTGRNASEGALAMPDRFEAINLTHPVAEASEPLDLEDIRNSLKSLMWRNVGVRREAHGLEDAIETIEAWCRYVLPQQFDHPRGWELQNMLVVARVMAQAAFLRQESRGVHLRMDYPQMDDKHWNRHLPLQLSSVV from the coding sequence ATGGCACCTCACGTCCCCCGATACTTGGTCCCCTTCCATCCGAAGAGTGTCTCCCACTATTTCACCGACGTGCTGATCATCGGTGGAGGCATTGCCGGATTGAGGGCAGCCCTGGAAGTTGATCCCAATCTCTCGGCGCTGATTCTTTCCAAAGAGCAGATCCAGGAGTCGAACAGCAACTACGCCCAAGGCGGTATCGCCGGCGTGCTGGACGAAGAAGATCGCTTTGAAGATCACGTCGCCGATACCATCACCGCCGGTGGTAGTCTGTGCGACAAGGAAGTGGTCGATCTGGTCGTCAAAGAAGGTCCAGAATGCATTCGCGAGTTGATCCAATGGGGGACCGAGTTCGACCGCGTTGATGGCCGCTTGGCCCTCACACGCGAAGGTGGCCACGGCCGCGATCGGATTGTCCATGCGTTAGGGGATGCCACCGGTAAAGAGGTGATTCGGTCGGTTGTTGAGATGGTCCGCTCGCGACCCAACACGCAAATCTGGCAGAACGAATTTACCCAGGACCTGATCACCCACGATGGAGTTTGCCGCGGCGCTTTAGCTTCCGACGAGAAACATGGCCGAACGCTCATTTGGGCGAAGCAAACCATTCTGGCCTCAGGCGGAGTCGGACAAATCTACCGCGAGTCAACCAACCCTGGTGTGGCTACCGGTGACGGAATCGCGATGGCCCTGCGTGCCGGAGCGGAAACGCGTGACATGGAATTCATGCAGTTTCATCCTACGGTGCTCTATATCGCGGGTAGTAGCCGCAGCTTGATCACTGAAGCGGTTCGCGGAGAAGGTGGCTACCTAGTCGATCGCAATGGCCGCCGGTTCATGACCGATTACGATCCGCGGGGGGAATTGGCTCCGCGCGATATCGTCTCGCAGGCGATCGTTTCGCAGATGGAACTAACTCGACATCCCAACGTCTATTTGACGATGGAACACCTCGATCCAGAGTTTGTCAAACGGCGCTTCCCCGGCATTGATGCCAGTTGTCGCAAATTTGGCATCGACATCACGACCGATCGCATCCCAGTTCGGCCAGGGGCGCATTACATGATCGGGGGGATCACCGTCGATACCGATGGGCGGACTTCGATTCCCAATTTGTGGGCCGCTGGCGAGGTGACCAGCAGCGGTTTGCACGGAGCAAATCGTTTGGCATCGAACAGTTTGCTGGAAGGGCTCGTATACGGTAAGAGGACTGGTCGCAACGCGTCAGAGGGCGCGCTCGCGATGCCGGACCGTTTCGAAGCCATCAATTTGACTCATCCAGTCGCCGAGGCGAGCGAACCGCTCGATCTCGAGGACATTCGCAATTCGCTGAAAAGCCTCATGTGGCGTAATGTCGGCGTTCGCCGCGAAGCCCACGGCCTGGAAGACGCGATTGAGACGATCGAAGCCTGGTGCCGGTACGTCCTGCCGCAGCAGTTCGATCATCCACGCGGTTGGGAACTGCAAAACATGCTGGTTGTGGCCCGTGTCATGGCCCAGGCAGCCTTTCTACGGCAGGAATCTCGCGGGGTTCATTTGCGGATGGATTATCCGCAAATGGACGACAAACATTGGAATCGCCATCTGCCGTTGCAACTGTCCAGCGTCGTGTAG
- a CDS encoding leucine-rich repeat domain-containing protein — protein sequence MTAPQFTLRLLIVGVLLLLSVGSVRQAWADDRDYESPEIRRAVQLLQKNGAHVDFYENYEEQTSYYVNLYGTRANEENLQALLALPRVERLWLGANFELSPRTWNVISQLSELQHLHVFGKATDNDLMQIAQFSNLVSLQLDGNQFTPVGLWYLEELTQLEQLSVKVDGNASEYFSYLSRLPKLSQLSIYDANAKSVSLDGIENLHEIETLSISFGNVPGRTLQSLSGLTKLKTLTLSNATFQSADMDVFRKLNNLEHLNLHHCEFPADNFDAFEGLQKVQHLAISHSNLIDAAMLSLSKLKSLNYLYLHLTPITDKGLENLRDAHRLETLHLRNTEVTQAGVDQLSEKLPNLRVIAPLSN from the coding sequence ATGACCGCTCCTCAATTCACGCTTCGCTTGCTGATCGTTGGGGTGTTGTTGCTGTTGTCGGTGGGAAGCGTCCGCCAGGCTTGGGCTGACGATCGTGATTATGAGTCGCCGGAGATCCGTCGAGCCGTCCAGTTGTTGCAGAAGAACGGGGCTCACGTCGACTTCTACGAGAACTACGAAGAGCAGACTTCGTACTATGTGAATCTCTACGGCACGCGAGCCAACGAAGAGAATTTGCAAGCCCTTCTCGCCCTTCCGCGGGTGGAACGGCTTTGGCTGGGGGCGAATTTCGAGCTCAGTCCCCGAACTTGGAACGTCATCTCTCAGCTCAGCGAACTGCAGCATTTGCACGTTTTCGGCAAGGCGACCGATAACGATCTGATGCAAATCGCGCAGTTCTCGAATCTGGTTTCTTTGCAACTCGACGGTAATCAGTTCACGCCGGTCGGCTTATGGTACCTGGAAGAGCTCACCCAGCTTGAGCAACTGTCGGTCAAGGTCGATGGGAACGCTTCGGAGTATTTCAGCTACCTGTCCCGCTTGCCGAAGCTTTCGCAGCTCTCAATCTACGATGCCAATGCAAAGAGCGTTTCCTTGGATGGTATCGAGAACTTGCATGAGATCGAAACGTTGTCGATTAGCTTTGGTAACGTCCCTGGCCGGACGCTGCAGTCGTTGTCTGGACTGACCAAGCTGAAAACGCTGACCCTATCTAATGCGACGTTTCAATCGGCCGACATGGATGTGTTTCGTAAGCTCAACAATCTAGAGCACTTAAACCTGCATCACTGTGAATTCCCAGCTGATAACTTTGATGCTTTTGAGGGTCTGCAAAAGGTTCAGCACTTGGCCATTTCCCATTCGAACCTGATTGATGCGGCCATGCTCTCGCTGAGCAAATTGAAGTCACTCAACTACCTCTATCTGCACCTGACACCCATCACTGACAAAGGGTTGGAAAACTTGCGTGATGCCCATCGCTTGGAGACCTTGCATCTACGCAATACGGAAGTCACACAAGCTGGCGTTGACCAGCTGAGTGAGAAGCTGCCGAACCTGCGCGTGATTGCCCCGCTCAGCAACTAA
- a CDS encoding UxaA family hydrolase: MADEQISAQLVMLDTSDNVAVARTNIAADTPLTWFDDKFKAVDSVPAGHKIAVRPVKQGAAVTKYGQIIGQATSDIRPGQHVHSHNLAIVDVHADYAACSQIPDPPTPITDRTFQGYVRDNGKVGTRNYLAVISTVNCSASAAKFIAQRFPPEELAKYPNIDGVIAFKHEAGCAMQYQGDAHHTLNRLMAGIARHPNVGGFLLVGLGCETGAMGYLLQEQNLVQIEGVGGADRPGPLVLSMQDMGGTLKTVEAGIAQITKMLPQVNDIQRQTVSASHLSVGLECGGSDGNSGVTANPALGIASDRIVACGGTAILSETSEVYGAEHLLTRRAVTPEVADKLAERIEWWKHYVSLFGAQLDNNPSPGNKAGGLTTIAEKSLGAVAKAGSTALVDVYGYGEPVEAKGLVFMDTPGYDPASVTGMVAGGANVVCFTTGRGSCFGCKPTPSIKIATNTPMYDRMIADMDVNAGSVLEGESITSAGERIFEEILSVASGKQTKSEQQNIGDEEFVPWLVGPTL, translated from the coding sequence ATGGCAGACGAGCAAATTTCTGCCCAACTCGTCATGCTGGACACGTCGGACAACGTGGCGGTTGCCCGTACGAATATCGCCGCAGACACACCGCTTACTTGGTTCGACGACAAGTTTAAAGCCGTTGATTCGGTTCCAGCCGGCCATAAAATCGCAGTTCGCCCCGTAAAACAAGGTGCTGCGGTAACCAAGTATGGACAGATCATTGGCCAGGCAACCAGCGACATTCGGCCCGGCCAGCATGTTCATAGCCACAATCTTGCCATCGTCGACGTCCATGCCGATTATGCGGCTTGTTCTCAAATTCCGGATCCTCCGACGCCGATTACGGATCGAACGTTTCAAGGGTACGTGCGGGACAACGGCAAAGTGGGCACGCGCAACTACTTGGCCGTGATCAGCACAGTGAACTGTTCGGCAAGCGCCGCCAAGTTTATCGCTCAGCGATTTCCTCCGGAGGAACTGGCCAAGTATCCGAACATCGATGGCGTGATTGCTTTCAAGCATGAAGCGGGCTGCGCGATGCAGTATCAAGGAGATGCCCACCACACGTTGAACCGATTGATGGCCGGCATCGCGCGACATCCGAACGTTGGCGGCTTTTTGCTGGTTGGCTTAGGATGCGAAACTGGAGCGATGGGTTATTTGCTTCAAGAGCAGAACCTTGTCCAAATCGAAGGGGTAGGGGGCGCCGATCGCCCAGGACCGCTCGTTCTATCCATGCAAGACATGGGCGGCACCCTCAAGACCGTCGAAGCTGGCATTGCCCAAATCACCAAGATGCTTCCCCAGGTCAATGACATCCAGCGACAAACGGTTTCCGCGAGTCACTTGTCCGTTGGCTTGGAATGCGGAGGTAGCGACGGCAACTCTGGCGTAACCGCGAATCCGGCGCTGGGAATTGCCAGCGACCGAATTGTCGCTTGCGGGGGAACCGCAATTCTCAGTGAAACCTCCGAAGTATACGGTGCCGAACATCTGCTCACCCGACGTGCGGTCACCCCAGAGGTTGCCGATAAACTGGCCGAACGGATCGAGTGGTGGAAGCATTATGTCTCACTGTTCGGAGCGCAACTCGACAACAATCCGTCGCCTGGTAACAAGGCAGGCGGTTTGACAACAATCGCCGAGAAGTCGCTCGGAGCCGTCGCCAAAGCGGGCAGCACGGCGTTGGTCGACGTATATGGCTACGGGGAACCAGTAGAAGCCAAAGGGCTGGTTTTCATGGATACGCCCGGCTACGACCCAGCCAGCGTTACCGGCATGGTGGCAGGAGGAGCGAATGTGGTTTGCTTTACCACGGGCCGAGGAAGCTGCTTCGGATGCAAACCAACCCCTTCGATCAAGATCGCGACGAACACGCCCATGTACGATCGTATGATCGCTGACATGGACGTTAACGCCGGCAGCGTACTGGAAGGGGAGTCGATCACTTCGGCAGGCGAACGAATCTTCGAGGAGATCTTGTCCGTCGCGAGTGGCAAGCAAACCAAAAGCGAGCAACAGAACATCGGAGACGAAGAGTTCGTCCCTTGGTTGGTTGGCCCGACCCTTTAG
- a CDS encoding polymer-forming cytoskeletal protein: MRTLLVLVTYLSFSLLCPLITNAAEFLSGQEVTIAADETWDGDVYVSAQSVNIAGTVKGDLVVCAQKLHVTGTIEGGVFAACQQILLEGDCGRTCRLASQVAEVGEGAKLDGDLVAAGYSLTVNQDAVISGDLVYAGFQTLLRGEIARNVWAAVNRAELFGGVGGELSITTAGSHAPDPLMTDEFWPGTPLVKIPRVPSGLTIHDSATVGSKLIYNSPSEADISAMAKVTGPIEWIEPASPGKEPQQKMDYAWQQIKRFLTILAMGVLMIVVCPQTTGGVVEQIIQRPIASFLAGIVAVPLSVVMSVLVIALIVAIPMGFGWLDFDGLAVAGSFIASFAAVTYLGSLAFYFVFGAAVITCITLGRVVFSDHRITSRGPMILMLGFGLIFYVVLTCVPFLGMGIFVTAILFGFGGIFLWFMGKVLAGSAENRPRAATDGK; this comes from the coding sequence GTGCGCACGCTGCTTGTGCTCGTCACTTATCTTAGTTTCTCGCTGTTGTGTCCGTTGATAACCAACGCGGCTGAGTTTCTCAGTGGCCAGGAAGTCACGATCGCGGCGGACGAAACCTGGGATGGCGATGTCTACGTCTCCGCTCAGTCAGTTAACATCGCAGGAACTGTGAAGGGGGACCTCGTCGTCTGCGCCCAGAAGCTTCATGTCACCGGGACCATCGAGGGTGGTGTTTTTGCCGCATGTCAGCAAATCTTATTAGAAGGGGATTGCGGGCGTACATGTCGACTGGCCAGTCAAGTGGCTGAAGTAGGTGAAGGCGCGAAGCTCGATGGTGATTTGGTCGCCGCCGGATACTCTTTGACCGTCAATCAAGACGCGGTAATTTCAGGTGATTTGGTCTACGCTGGCTTTCAAACATTGCTTCGCGGTGAGATTGCTAGGAACGTCTGGGCTGCTGTTAATCGCGCGGAGCTGTTCGGCGGGGTAGGAGGGGAACTAAGCATCACCACGGCCGGCAGCCATGCCCCTGATCCGCTTATGACCGATGAGTTTTGGCCAGGGACCCCCTTGGTGAAGATTCCACGCGTTCCATCAGGACTCACCATTCACGACAGTGCGACGGTTGGCAGCAAACTGATTTACAACTCGCCGAGCGAAGCGGACATCTCAGCCATGGCGAAGGTCACCGGTCCCATTGAATGGATCGAGCCAGCTTCGCCTGGTAAAGAACCGCAACAGAAGATGGACTATGCCTGGCAGCAGATCAAGCGTTTTCTGACGATCTTGGCAATGGGAGTGTTGATGATTGTCGTCTGCCCGCAAACCACGGGAGGTGTGGTCGAACAAATCATTCAGCGGCCAATCGCTAGTTTCCTAGCGGGCATCGTCGCGGTTCCGCTGTCGGTAGTTATGTCCGTATTGGTCATCGCCTTGATTGTCGCCATCCCCATGGGATTCGGCTGGTTGGACTTCGATGGTTTGGCAGTCGCCGGCTCGTTTATCGCTTCGTTCGCGGCGGTGACGTATCTGGGAAGCTTAGCGTTTTATTTCGTATTCGGGGCGGCAGTGATTACCTGTATCACGCTCGGTCGTGTCGTCTTCTCAGATCATCGCATTACGTCGCGAGGACCGATGATCCTGATGCTTGGCTTCGGCCTGATCTTCTACGTCGTGCTGACATGCGTGCCGTTCTTGGGAATGGGTATCTTCGTCACGGCCATTCTGTTTGGCTTCGGTGGGATCTTCCTGTGGTTTATGGGCAAAGTCTTGGCCGGCTCGGCGGAGAATCGTCCTCGCGCCGCCACGGACGGAAAATAG
- a CDS encoding MEKHLA domain-containing protein, producing the protein MNQHDDASPLLDHGWPELLQILLDSFQNRLGRELVPRSGRLHEDAKRVYKAPFVVVSHNNAADPVLTFGNLTALQLWEMTADTFRQTPSRMTAEPMHRDERARLLERTTRDGYVDDYRGIRISSTGRRFQIEEAIVWNLHDKAGEYVGQAATFDHWTFLES; encoded by the coding sequence GTGAACCAACACGATGATGCGAGTCCTTTGCTCGACCATGGATGGCCGGAACTTTTACAGATTCTTCTCGACTCGTTTCAAAACCGGCTTGGCCGCGAACTGGTTCCTCGCAGTGGTAGACTTCACGAAGATGCCAAACGGGTTTACAAAGCACCGTTTGTGGTGGTTTCGCATAACAACGCGGCCGATCCAGTTTTGACATTCGGTAACCTAACGGCACTCCAGCTTTGGGAAATGACCGCCGATACATTTCGGCAAACTCCATCCCGTATGACTGCCGAGCCGATGCATCGAGACGAGCGTGCTCGATTGTTGGAACGCACCACTCGCGATGGCTACGTCGATGACTACCGAGGCATTCGCATCTCGTCGACGGGACGTCGCTTTCAAATCGAAGAAGCAATCGTCTGGAATCTACACGACAAAGCCGGCGAGTATGTCGGTCAAGCAGCCACTTTCGATCACTGGACGTTTCTTGAATCGTAA
- a CDS encoding leucine-rich repeat domain-containing protein, whose product MKRQTLLILRAAVAGCLLAISFLCSPGNADGKRYESPEIGKAIEHLRQNGATVSFYPMQFAQLGNPFQSRDEVTYYVNVHSMAPTEENLAALLIIPKVDRLTIGPNFKRDQAAWDTLAQMSEITTLSISGDLQELDLPNIARFANLNSLTLMRANNLHPEDLWYFEELTGLKRLSFTLNGDGMPYFEYLSRLPQLDDLSISLPSGNPVSLEGIQKLDRLVSLSVDAQDIQGTDLQAVGQLTQLSSLNILRAFLRPEEMDIFSGLDKVTYLNLYRCHFKGNPVDAFEGMTALERIQLSNNDMTDEVLKPLGKLPRIRYMYVRGSKVTDAGLEHLHNTRSLRMIQLSSTDITQAGVDALAKSRPTLQIIAPIKK is encoded by the coding sequence GTGAAACGCCAAACCTTATTGATCCTTCGTGCTGCTGTGGCAGGATGTCTCCTCGCTATCAGCTTCCTCTGCTCTCCTGGCAACGCGGATGGTAAGCGATATGAGTCGCCCGAGATCGGTAAGGCGATCGAACATCTTCGACAGAATGGCGCGACGGTCAGTTTCTATCCCATGCAGTTCGCACAACTGGGAAACCCATTTCAGTCTCGTGACGAAGTCACGTATTACGTGAACGTCCATTCGATGGCGCCAACGGAAGAAAACTTGGCCGCGCTGTTGATTATTCCGAAGGTTGATCGTCTCACGATCGGTCCGAACTTTAAGCGTGATCAGGCCGCTTGGGACACGCTTGCACAGATGAGTGAGATTACGACGCTCTCGATTTCTGGGGATCTCCAAGAACTCGATCTGCCGAACATCGCTCGCTTCGCCAACCTCAACAGCTTGACGTTGATGCGAGCCAATAATTTGCACCCGGAAGATCTATGGTACTTTGAAGAACTCACCGGACTAAAGCGGTTGTCGTTTACTTTGAATGGTGATGGGATGCCGTACTTTGAATACTTGTCGCGGTTGCCTCAACTCGATGACCTTTCGATCTCACTCCCTTCTGGCAATCCCGTTTCGTTAGAAGGCATTCAGAAACTTGATCGCTTGGTATCACTGAGCGTCGACGCCCAAGATATCCAAGGTACCGATTTGCAGGCTGTGGGACAGCTGACGCAATTAAGCTCGCTCAATATCTTGAGGGCCTTCTTGCGACCGGAAGAAATGGACATCTTTAGTGGGCTGGACAAGGTGACTTACTTGAATCTCTATCGTTGTCATTTCAAGGGCAACCCTGTCGATGCGTTCGAGGGGATGACGGCGCTGGAACGCATTCAACTCTCGAACAACGACATGACCGACGAGGTTTTGAAGCCACTAGGCAAGCTTCCGCGGATTCGTTACATGTATGTTCGCGGATCGAAGGTCACTGACGCTGGGCTCGAGCACTTGCACAATACGCGGTCGCTTCGCATGATTCAGCTCAGCTCGACCGACATTACTCAGGCGGGCGTCGATGCTCTCGCAAAGTCGCGTCCGACGCTTCAGATCATTGCCCCCATCAAGAAGTAA
- a CDS encoding leucine-rich repeat domain-containing protein — MIKSWLQRNFSLRCFSLVVALSLALNVEADERKYESPEIRQAILHLQGNGARIHFSMPRVGNFRLANPQPEKPTSIPYTVNLYAMKATDDNLAALLVLPQVERLYLANEFDRNETTWGTLSQFGELQHLYIMDNLKNEDMEHIAEFSNLQSLEIRIGDIEASYLWYLEELTSLQRLSIHVDGDDEASFESLPKMPKLTQLVLHLRGNKAVSVDGIENLKELLTLNVSSRAIKGSELQGIAKIPKLQNLTISNAEFTADELEMFHELETLEYLNFTNCKLGTNNLSALKDLTNLQRIQIYNTPISDDSLTALEDLPEVNYLYIRGSDITDDGLKHLVKMPKLNRVYLYNTKVTPEGVKWLNEQRPEMKVSAPVQKK; from the coding sequence ATGATTAAATCTTGGCTGCAGAGGAATTTCTCGCTTCGTTGCTTCTCGCTGGTTGTCGCGCTTTCGCTCGCTCTCAATGTGGAAGCAGACGAACGCAAGTACGAGTCGCCTGAGATCCGTCAGGCAATTCTTCATTTGCAAGGCAACGGAGCTCGCATCCATTTCAGCATGCCGCGTGTTGGTAACTTCCGTCTCGCGAATCCTCAGCCCGAGAAGCCAACTTCAATTCCCTACACGGTCAACTTGTACGCGATGAAAGCCACCGACGACAACTTGGCGGCTTTGTTGGTTTTACCGCAGGTCGAACGGCTTTACTTGGCAAACGAGTTTGATCGCAACGAAACAACCTGGGGGACGCTTTCCCAGTTCGGCGAGCTTCAGCACTTGTACATCATGGACAATCTGAAGAACGAGGACATGGAGCACATCGCTGAGTTCTCGAATCTGCAGTCCCTTGAAATTCGGATCGGAGACATCGAGGCCTCCTATCTATGGTACTTGGAAGAGCTGACCAGTCTGCAGCGACTTTCCATTCATGTCGATGGAGATGATGAAGCCTCGTTCGAGTCCCTGCCCAAGATGCCCAAACTGACGCAATTGGTCTTACACCTCCGTGGCAACAAGGCCGTGTCGGTGGATGGCATTGAAAACCTGAAAGAGCTTTTGACTTTGAATGTCAGCTCACGGGCTATAAAAGGTAGTGAGCTGCAAGGAATTGCGAAGATTCCGAAGCTACAGAATCTGACGATCTCGAATGCTGAGTTCACGGCGGATGAGTTGGAGATGTTCCATGAATTGGAAACGCTCGAGTATCTGAACTTCACGAACTGCAAGCTAGGCACCAATAATCTTTCGGCCCTGAAGGATCTCACCAATCTCCAACGAATTCAGATTTACAACACACCGATTAGCGACGATTCACTAACGGCACTCGAAGATTTGCCTGAGGTGAATTACTTATACATCCGTGGCTCAGACATTACCGACGACGGATTAAAGCATCTGGTGAAGATGCCTAAGTTGAATCGAGTTTATCTATACAACACGAAGGTTACGCCTGAGGGGGTGAAGTGGCTTAACGAGCAGCGGCCCGAAATGAAGGTGTCCGCTCCGGTTCAAAAGAAATGA
- a CDS encoding leucine-rich repeat domain-containing protein — MHVRGLFSLWALLLCAGWAIADYGDKDPYELQSAIEVLEHSGAEVHRNGQVQIDIVVPGLGQADQVTTARLPSTYTLNVMGMESSPENLDAMLVLPEVDSLYLGPEFERTETAWNTLNKFGELKNLYIVDKLTNADLPQVAQFQELNLLAIRLGNFSPDNLWYLEAMHGLETLSLSVDQPLPPNYLNSMPAIPNLKHLELAFLADQKVSLAGIERLNSVTSIELDAQEHPVGNLSTIGQLSNLERLNLSSVQFDASDMQMFGELSQLQHLALFHCDLPASGEQHFARMRNLRRIDLNQVALTDAMLVQLAKLPQLTQLYVRGAPLTDEALPAIAASPSLKTIRLSGTKITPEGAKWLREQRPELNFVLTQGL, encoded by the coding sequence ATGCATGTGCGTGGTCTATTTTCGCTTTGGGCCCTTCTCCTCTGCGCGGGATGGGCTATCGCGGACTACGGCGACAAAGATCCCTACGAATTGCAGTCTGCAATCGAGGTCTTAGAGCACAGCGGCGCCGAAGTGCATCGCAACGGGCAAGTCCAAATCGATATCGTCGTCCCTGGCCTTGGTCAGGCCGATCAAGTAACCACCGCGCGGCTGCCGTCGACCTACACGCTGAACGTCATGGGGATGGAATCTTCGCCCGAGAACCTGGATGCGATGCTGGTGCTTCCCGAGGTCGACAGCTTATACCTAGGGCCCGAGTTCGAACGAACCGAAACGGCGTGGAATACGTTGAACAAGTTTGGCGAATTAAAGAATCTCTACATCGTTGACAAGCTCACTAACGCCGATCTCCCGCAGGTCGCGCAGTTTCAGGAACTGAATCTTTTGGCGATCAGGTTGGGGAATTTTTCGCCTGATAACTTGTGGTACTTAGAGGCGATGCACGGACTTGAAACGTTGTCTCTTTCGGTCGATCAGCCACTGCCGCCGAACTATCTAAATAGCATGCCGGCGATTCCGAATCTCAAGCATCTGGAACTGGCTTTCCTCGCCGATCAAAAAGTTTCACTTGCCGGGATAGAGAGGCTGAATTCGGTGACCTCCATCGAACTTGACGCTCAAGAACATCCTGTGGGGAATTTGAGCACAATTGGCCAACTGTCAAACCTAGAGCGATTGAATCTTTCGAGCGTACAATTTGACGCTTCTGACATGCAGATGTTCGGTGAGTTATCACAGTTACAGCATCTAGCGTTGTTTCATTGCGATCTGCCTGCGAGCGGGGAACAGCACTTCGCTCGGATGCGAAACCTACGTCGAATCGATCTGAATCAAGTCGCTTTGACCGATGCGATGTTGGTGCAGCTTGCCAAGCTGCCGCAGCTTACACAATTGTACGTTCGTGGTGCGCCACTTACGGATGAAGCATTGCCGGCTATTGCTGCTTCGCCCAGTCTTAAGACAATTCGACTAAGTGGGACGAAGATCACCCCCGAGGGAGCCAAATGGCTTCGCGAACAGCGGCCTGAGTTGAATTTCGTCCTAACGCAGGGGCTATGA